From Candidatus Gastranaerophilales bacterium, one genomic window encodes:
- the crcB gene encoding fluoride efflux transporter CrcB: protein MLNVLSVFIGGGIGASFRYLICHFIGKECSLLYPWHTLGINIAGSFLLGFLIYFINAKTGFNPQLKLFLTVGFCGGLTTFSTFSLEVFELIKEGRILESITYILLSVLICVLGAFMGACFAKFV, encoded by the coding sequence ATGTTAAATGTTTTATCAGTATTCATAGGTGGAGGCATTGGTGCTTCTTTTAGATATTTAATTTGTCATTTTATAGGTAAGGAATGCTCGCTTTTATATCCATGGCACACATTGGGTATAAATATTGCAGGCAGTTTTTTACTCGGTTTCTTGATTTATTTTATAAATGCAAAAACCGGATTTAATCCTCAGTTAAAACTATTTCTTACAGTCGGTTTTTGTGGGGGGTTAACTACTTTTAGTACGTTCTCTCTTGAAGTTTTTGAACTCATTAAAGAAGGACGAATCCTTGAAAGTATTACATATATTTTACTAAGTGTATTAATTTGTGTTCTTGGAGCTTTTATGGGGGCTTGTTTTGCAAAATTCGTTTAA
- a CDS encoding methionyl-tRNA formyltransferase — protein MQNSFKKRILFVGMPDMALVCLSRLYQSGVNIVGVVPPEKENNTHSYFVQFATSLGYNVIPYDESLKDEKFLKELKKLDIDIAVVCSYNRLFPPEFLAVAKDGFINTHPSLLPDYRGGNPYSHVIINNEKETGVTLHFMDDSFDTGDIITQCKIAVSKDETMGTLFNKLNYLSAEAILKILAFYEETATLPRFPQPKGEFKKANSIDLKFGNSYIDWTRPASEIERFIRALNPFISAVTKYKNDFVKIYSSSVKNKRTKEAPGTICCVKDTIDVATGDGILEIRALQIGSYVIGDAKDFIKTVEPKIGEKFEL, from the coding sequence TTGCAAAATTCGTTTAAAAAAAGAATTCTTTTCGTCGGCATGCCAGATATGGCTTTGGTTTGTCTATCAAGACTTTATCAATCGGGTGTTAATATTGTTGGTGTTGTGCCTCCTGAGAAAGAAAATAATACACATTCTTATTTTGTCCAGTTTGCTACAAGCTTGGGGTACAATGTAATTCCGTATGATGAGTCTTTAAAAGATGAAAAATTCTTAAAAGAGTTAAAAAAACTTGATATAGACATAGCAGTTGTCTGCTCATACAATAGGCTTTTTCCGCCAGAATTTTTAGCAGTTGCAAAAGATGGTTTTATTAATACCCATCCTTCGTTGTTACCTGATTACAGGGGCGGAAATCCATACTCTCATGTCATTATTAATAATGAAAAAGAAACAGGTGTTACTCTTCATTTTATGGATGATTCTTTCGATACAGGAGATATTATTACTCAGTGTAAAATAGCTGTTTCAAAAGACGAAACCATGGGCACTCTGTTTAATAAGCTCAATTACCTTTCTGCCGAAGCAATTTTGAAAATCTTGGCTTTTTATGAAGAAACAGCGACCCTACCTCGCTTTCCGCAACCAAAAGGTGAATTTAAAAAGGCAAATTCTATAGATTTAAAATTTGGTAATTCTTATATTGATTGGACTAGACCTGCCTCTGAAATAGAACGATTTATAAGAGCTCTAAATCCTTTTATCTCGGCTGTTACTAAATATAAAAATGATTTTGTTAAAATATATTCTTCATCTGTTAAAAACAAACGTACAAAAGAAGCCCCCGGCACAATCTGCTGTGTTAAAGATACTATAGATGTTGCTACAGGTGATGGTATTCTTGAAATTCGAGCATTGCAAATAGGCTCTTATGTAATCGGTGACGCAAAAGATTTTATAAAAACCGTTGAACCTAAAATCGGAGAAAAATTCGAATTATGA
- a CDS encoding phosphoribosylaminoimidazolesuccinocarboxamide synthase, translated as MAMPQQFDTDILYNGRTKAVFKTDHQELVSISFKELGVSGNAEACLKLNELFFNILNDNNIPTHFLDNNEKNSFLATTLSIIPVTIAVRNFASGSICSRQNIQKGTWFPYPYVEYFYGDEILSEKELMLNKILNFDEIMLLNEVSKLVCKLIYDYLIAKNLKLVDVKVKFGKNKWGNYFVAGDFSPNKMRVWKVSEQNELNAIDLLALIEENNKSLKIL; from the coding sequence ATGGCAATGCCGCAACAATTTGATACAGATATTTTGTATAACGGGAGAACAAAAGCGGTTTTCAAGACTGACCATCAAGAGCTTGTATCCATTTCTTTTAAAGAGTTAGGAGTTAGTGGAAATGCTGAAGCTTGTTTGAAGCTTAATGAACTTTTCTTTAATATCTTGAACGATAACAATATTCCTACACATTTCCTTGATAACAATGAGAAGAACAGCTTTTTGGCGACTACTTTAAGTATTATCCCTGTGACTATTGCTGTTAGAAACTTTGCTTCAGGCTCCATTTGTAGCAGGCAAAATATTCAAAAAGGCACGTGGTTTCCATATCCTTACGTTGAATATTTTTATGGTGATGAAATCCTTTCAGAAAAAGAATTGATGCTTAATAAGATATTAAATTTTGATGAAATTATGCTTCTGAATGAAGTTTCAAAGCTTGTATGTAAGCTGATATATGATTATTTGATTGCAAAAAATTTAAAACTTGTTGATGTCAAAGTTAAATTTGGAAAAAATAAGTGGGGAAATTACTTCGTAGCAGGTGATTTTTCGCCTAATAAAATGCGTGTTTGGAAAGTTTCTGAACAGAATGAATTAAATGCTATAGACTTACTTGCACTAATTGAAGAAAATAATAAAAGTCTTAAAATATTATAA